A single window of Dermacentor albipictus isolate Rhodes 1998 colony chromosome 1, USDA_Dalb.pri_finalv2, whole genome shotgun sequence DNA harbors:
- the LOC135909378 gene encoding uncharacterized protein: protein MTLNDVTATKRLVALKELQVKRGRCVIVDPHDQQVKLRLHCLLYGVADEDVRTFAAFGKVEEVSQERWRVHGMGIKISTTRPVFLKLKRGVKVEGLLHQFRVGGADVSDTLTLTAPNPTPP, encoded by the exons ATGACCCTGAATGACGTGACTGCCACGAAAAGACTAGTTGCCCTGAAGGAACTGCAAGTGAAgagaggacggtgcgtcatcgtTGACCCGCAcgaccagcaggtgaagcttaggcttcactgcctgctgtacggcgttgccgacgaggacgtccggacgttcgcggctttcggcaaggtggaggaggtaagCCAGGAAAGGTGGCGCGTCCATGGCATGGGCATCAAGATCTCCACCACCAGGCCTGTGTTCCTCAAGCTGAAAAGGGGCGTCAAAGTGGAGGGCCTTCTTCATCAGTTCCGCGTCGGCG GTGCTGACGTTTCGGACACGTTGACGCTGACTGCGCCAAATCCAACGCCACCGTGA